A window of Natrinema versiforme contains these coding sequences:
- a CDS encoding site-specific DNA-methyltransferase produces METTHRVFVGDSRDLSGVDDESVELVVTSPPYPMIEMWDDLFTELDPAVGDALANGDGRAAFEAMHAQLERVWDELERVLVDGGIACINVGDATRSVDGSFRIYQNHARVLEAFEERGFEPLPDVLWRKPANSAAKFMGSGMIPPNAYVTLEHEYILVFRKGAESREFEPKADRRYEAAYFWEERNQWFTDVWTNVTGELQSIDATDDELRERSAAYPLEIPYRLICMYSAYGDTVLDPFWGTGTTTLAAMCAGRNSVGSELEDAFLEVFDDGVDEVPALSRSVGRARLERHREFVERRREDGEGFEYEADYYETPVVTGMERGIRLREVRDIEGIDDGYRVEHAPLVLE; encoded by the coding sequence ATGGAGACGACCCACCGCGTGTTCGTCGGTGACTCTCGCGATCTCTCGGGGGTGGACGACGAGTCGGTCGAACTCGTCGTCACGTCCCCGCCGTATCCGATGATCGAAATGTGGGACGACCTCTTTACCGAGCTCGATCCCGCCGTCGGCGACGCGCTGGCCAACGGGGACGGCCGCGCCGCGTTCGAGGCGATGCACGCCCAACTCGAGCGCGTCTGGGACGAACTCGAGCGGGTGCTGGTCGATGGGGGGATCGCCTGTATCAACGTGGGCGACGCGACCCGGTCGGTCGACGGCAGCTTTCGGATTTACCAGAATCACGCCCGCGTGCTCGAGGCCTTCGAGGAACGCGGGTTCGAGCCGCTGCCGGACGTGCTCTGGCGCAAACCGGCCAACAGCGCGGCCAAGTTCATGGGCAGCGGGATGATTCCGCCGAACGCCTACGTCACGCTCGAGCACGAGTACATTCTGGTGTTCCGAAAGGGGGCCGAGAGCCGCGAGTTCGAGCCCAAGGCCGACCGCCGGTACGAGGCTGCCTACTTCTGGGAGGAGCGCAACCAGTGGTTCACGGACGTCTGGACCAACGTCACGGGCGAACTGCAGTCGATCGACGCGACCGACGACGAACTCCGAGAGCGGTCCGCGGCCTACCCGCTCGAGATCCCTTACCGCCTGATCTGTATGTACTCGGCTTACGGCGACACCGTCCTCGACCCGTTCTGGGGGACCGGGACGACCACGCTCGCGGCGATGTGTGCCGGCCGGAACTCCGTCGGCTCCGAACTCGAGGACGCCTTCCTCGAGGTGTTCGACGACGGCGTCGACGAGGTCCCGGCGCTGTCGCGGTCGGTCGGCCGGGCGCGCCTCGAGCGCCACCGGGAGTTCGTCGAGCGCCGCCGCGAGGACGGCGAGGGGTTCGAGTACGAGGCCGACTACTACGAGACGCCGGTCGTGACGGGGATGGAACGCGGCATCCGACTGCGCGAAGTCCGCGATATCGAGGGGATCGACGACGGCTACCGGGTCGAGCACGCGCCGCTCGTCCTCGAGTGA
- a CDS encoding tyrosine-type recombinase/integrase, translating into MSRDLSPREARDRFLSRRKTENTDRTLRTYENRLTRFVEFCEERDISRMSELSGWDLDEFRADREAADIAPTTLRGSMVALKQLLDYCESVEIVDDGFADKVNVPTVTRSEESSDQKLAHDDAEKLIDFYRSSRKWRGRPEHTVLEVAWHVGCRMSGLRALDLRDYNADDQTLEFRHRPPFTGLKNKEQGERVVGISEQVVEALDTYIARERVEKRDKKGREPLFCARQGRPSNSTFRAWSYQGTQPCLITNCPHSKRRETCNYTRRNFASKCPSSRALHAVRTGSITWQLLQGLDIETVAKRVNARPETIRRHYYKAGLHEEFEELRADVTLKLDIQDTHE; encoded by the coding sequence GTGAGCCGGGATCTCTCTCCGCGGGAGGCCCGCGATCGGTTCCTCTCGAGACGGAAGACCGAGAACACCGACCGAACCCTCCGCACCTACGAGAATCGTCTCACGCGGTTCGTGGAGTTCTGCGAAGAGCGAGACATCAGCCGTATGTCCGAACTTTCTGGATGGGACCTTGACGAATTCCGGGCCGATCGGGAAGCTGCGGACATTGCCCCGACGACCTTACGCGGATCGATGGTCGCTCTGAAACAGCTACTCGATTACTGCGAGTCCGTCGAGATCGTCGATGACGGGTTTGCCGACAAGGTGAACGTTCCGACTGTCACACGATCCGAAGAATCGAGCGACCAGAAACTTGCACACGACGATGCCGAGAAGTTGATCGACTTCTACCGTTCGTCGAGAAAGTGGCGGGGTCGACCGGAGCACACCGTACTCGAGGTTGCTTGGCACGTCGGGTGCCGAATGAGTGGGCTACGGGCGCTGGACCTTCGGGACTACAACGCCGATGACCAGACGCTCGAGTTTCGCCACCGACCGCCGTTCACTGGTCTCAAAAACAAGGAGCAAGGCGAGCGGGTCGTCGGTATCTCCGAGCAGGTCGTCGAGGCTCTGGATACGTACATCGCCAGAGAACGCGTCGAGAAGCGCGACAAGAAGGGACGAGAACCGTTGTTTTGTGCCCGTCAAGGCCGTCCGTCGAACTCGACATTCCGGGCTTGGAGCTATCAGGGCACTCAACCGTGTTTGATCACGAACTGTCCGCATTCGAAGCGACGGGAGACGTGTAACTACACGCGGCGGAACTTCGCGAGCAAGTGCCCGAGCAGTCGCGCGCTCCACGCCGTTCGTACGGGTTCGATCACTTGGCAGTTGCTCCAAGGTCTCGACATCGAGACGGTCGCGAAGCGCGTGAATGCCCGTCCGGAGACGATCCGGCGGCACTACTACAAAGCCGGTCTCCACGAGGAGTTCGAAGAACTGCGAGCAGATGTCACTCTGAAACTTGACATTCAAGACACCCATGAGTAA
- a CDS encoding NADPH-dependent FMN reductase has product MSDSDVRVVALCGSLREESHTRTALEVVLSAAEEAGAETELLDLREYELPIFDADRDREAAGDAEKLAARVRAADTIVLGSPMYHGSYASPLKTAIDYCGFDEFADATVGLLAVSGGAFPVTTLEHMRSVCRALNAWVIPHEAAVPNASAAFEDGEFVDPKLETRVRTLGQRAVQYAAIEPDPASFESDQNVGAQGK; this is encoded by the coding sequence ATGAGCGACAGCGATGTCCGCGTGGTCGCACTCTGTGGCAGCCTCCGCGAGGAGAGTCACACCCGGACCGCACTCGAGGTCGTGCTCTCGGCCGCTGAGGAGGCCGGAGCCGAGACGGAACTGCTCGATCTCCGCGAGTACGAGTTGCCGATCTTCGACGCGGATCGCGATCGCGAGGCGGCCGGCGACGCCGAGAAACTGGCGGCTCGCGTGCGCGCGGCCGACACGATCGTTCTCGGGTCGCCGATGTACCACGGCTCCTACGCCTCGCCGCTGAAGACGGCGATCGACTACTGCGGATTCGACGAGTTCGCGGACGCGACCGTCGGACTCCTCGCCGTCTCGGGCGGGGCCTTTCCCGTGACGACGTTAGAACACATGCGCTCGGTCTGTCGGGCGCTGAACGCGTGGGTGATCCCCCACGAGGCGGCGGTTCCGAACGCGAGCGCCGCCTTCGAGGACGGCGAGTTCGTCGATCCGAAACTCGAGACGCGGGTCCGAACGCTGGGCCAGCGGGCGGTCCAGTACGCGGCGATCGAACCGGATCCGGCCTCCTTCGAGAGCGATCAGAACGTGGGCGCACAGGGGAAGTGA
- a CDS encoding DUF2321 domain-containing protein has protein sequence MTTYGQVCETGHILNHSTNTEWLAGDNNYCPTCGGEGLTECPNCQNNKIIVSDDVLSSDAELTRADLPLYCGNCGTTFPWAGNDEDPQRINQQFVATDLVEERYYQNIVDEINRVYQVGADSATLVLVRKAIENSIIDILRNEYTLSESHLFFDGNIGQHRGLSELVDNLDDRLDDFDQYNVGTNQTLITRINELKENGDIEAHSVASNHSQVEMDEYSEKANFVLNILFELRRRTWEENNSN, from the coding sequence ATGACAACCTATGGTCAAGTTTGTGAGACCGGACATATTCTTAATCATAGTACAAATACCGAATGGTTAGCTGGTGACAATAATTACTGTCCTACTTGTGGCGGGGAAGGACTAACAGAGTGTCCTAATTGTCAAAATAATAAAATTATAGTTTCAGATGATGTGCTTTCAAGCGATGCTGAGCTGACACGAGCTGATTTACCCCTTTACTGTGGAAATTGTGGAACAACATTCCCGTGGGCGGGTAACGATGAGGACCCTCAAAGAATCAACCAGCAATTCGTAGCTACGGATCTTGTCGAAGAAAGGTACTACCAGAATATCGTTGATGAAATAAATAGGGTATATCAAGTAGGAGCAGACAGTGCCACCTTGGTACTAGTCAGAAAAGCAATAGAGAACTCCATCATCGACATTCTGCGGAATGAATACACCCTATCTGAGTCTCATCTATTCTTTGATGGAAATATTGGACAACATCGTGGACTTTCAGAGTTGGTCGATAATCTGGATGATCGACTTGATGATTTCGATCAATACAATGTTGGTACCAATCAAACATTGATAACTCGGATTAACGAATTGAAGGAGAATGGAGACATAGAGGCACATTCTGTAGCATCAAATCATTCTCAAGTAGAAATGGATGAATATTCAGAAAAGGCTAATTTTGTTCTAAATATACTTTTCGAATTGAGGCGCAGAACCTGGGAAGAGAATAATTCAAACTAA
- a CDS encoding Cdc6/Cdc18 family protein, giving the protein MITDARALRPSHIPSDLHHRDAKIEQLADALRPIADGDTGENVLVFGPSGTGKTTLARFVVRELEQETLDFRWGYHNCISGSSKAEVLHGVMRDADLGANLKKLGSPTSAFIDRLRESDKRVVAIIDEVDVLEDDTTLQALIDVPNVTIVAITIDEDDLFAHLDSRVRSRLRSSETITLDRFNHEQLVDILQARIRAGLRPGTISSDAIDYIADIAAGDAREAIGLLRSASRSVSRDDDRSQITTEVVDDVRSAALEEIHLERVEDLGTHKRLLYDIIEAARKVSGSQLHETYEQRAQNPKAKSTRRRYLANLEEKYGLIESNGNGKGKVYAVPDF; this is encoded by the coding sequence ATGATTACGGATGCTCGAGCCCTCAGACCATCTCATATCCCGAGTGATCTCCACCACCGGGACGCGAAAATCGAGCAGTTGGCCGACGCACTCCGGCCCATCGCGGACGGAGACACCGGTGAGAACGTACTCGTCTTCGGTCCAAGCGGCACGGGGAAGACGACCCTCGCGAGGTTCGTCGTTCGCGAACTCGAGCAGGAGACGCTCGACTTCCGCTGGGGCTATCACAACTGCATCTCCGGCTCGTCGAAAGCCGAGGTCCTCCACGGCGTGATGCGCGATGCTGACCTCGGTGCAAATCTCAAGAAGTTGGGTTCGCCGACGAGTGCGTTCATCGATCGGCTCCGCGAGAGCGACAAGCGCGTTGTCGCGATCATCGACGAGGTCGATGTGCTCGAGGACGACACGACGTTGCAGGCGCTCATCGATGTGCCGAACGTGACGATCGTCGCGATCACGATCGACGAGGACGACCTCTTCGCACACCTCGATTCTCGCGTTCGGAGTCGGCTCCGGAGTTCGGAGACGATCACGCTGGATCGGTTCAACCACGAACAGTTGGTCGACATCCTCCAAGCTCGTATTCGGGCCGGGTTGCGGCCGGGCACGATCTCCAGCGACGCGATCGACTACATCGCCGATATCGCTGCCGGCGACGCTCGCGAGGCGATTGGACTCCTTCGGAGTGCATCGCGGTCCGTCTCGCGGGACGACGACCGTTCGCAGATCACGACCGAGGTCGTCGACGACGTTCGTTCAGCTGCCCTCGAGGAGATCCACCTCGAACGCGTCGAGGACCTCGGGACGCACAAGCGGTTGCTCTACGATATCATCGAAGCGGCGCGGAAGGTCTCGGGCTCGCAGTTACACGAGACCTACGAACAGCGCGCGCAGAACCCGAAGGCCAAGAGCACCCGTCGACGGTACCTCGCGAACCTCGAAGAGAAGTACGGGTTGATCGAATCGAACGGAAACGGGAAGGGAAAGGTCTACGCCGTCCCCGACTTCTGA
- a CDS encoding Bax inhibitor-1 family protein: MSSVHSSTQTDQYAPTVNVSKVAGIATALVAVNILLMLVGSYTPLADLGLVLFSNYFIGIAVFAATIGGGFWVSNKGIQSGNVPVAGAGVTLIQFGYTLLGSAILVIAPPALRVPALAITTVVTGLLTAGIVLVVYRTDRSFARWQTYSKGLFIAGFAAGAVGYFLNPMLVLFASVLFFLGFVTDLAYEIWAVKESRYASPIRNAIGIYVAVMGVFIHILRMVLYVLSLLNN; this comes from the coding sequence ATGTCATCAGTTCACAGCAGTACACAGACCGACCAGTACGCGCCGACAGTCAACGTCTCGAAGGTCGCGGGGATCGCGACCGCGCTCGTCGCGGTGAATATCCTGTTGATGCTGGTGGGGAGTTACACCCCGCTCGCGGATCTCGGTCTCGTCCTCTTCTCGAACTACTTCATCGGAATCGCCGTCTTCGCCGCCACGATCGGTGGCGGCTTCTGGGTGTCGAACAAAGGAATCCAATCGGGGAACGTTCCGGTCGCAGGCGCCGGCGTCACGCTGATCCAGTTCGGCTATACGCTCCTCGGGTCCGCGATTCTCGTGATCGCTCCTCCTGCGCTTCGAGTTCCGGCCCTCGCCATTACGACGGTCGTAACCGGACTCCTCACGGCCGGTATCGTGCTCGTCGTCTACCGCACTGACCGATCGTTCGCGCGCTGGCAGACCTACTCGAAGGGGCTGTTCATCGCCGGCTTCGCCGCGGGTGCCGTCGGGTACTTCCTCAATCCCATGCTCGTGCTGTTCGCGTCCGTCCTGTTCTTCCTCGGCTTCGTCACGGACCTCGCGTACGAGATCTGGGCCGTCAAGGAAAGCAGGTACGCGAGCCCGATCCGGAACGCTATCGGCATCTACGTCGCCGTGATGGGCGTTTTCATCCACATCCTACGGATGGTGCTGTACGTTCTCTCCCTCCTCAATAACTGA
- a CDS encoding PAS domain-containing protein, whose translation MTSASRADLDSAARVSLRQQEVVADLGERALETDDLEQLLADAADAVVETLDVAFASVLEVCPEGNGGRLRQGAGWSDECVGTHVSTAPDSQTGRALHVDGPVVVEDLHTAAVSGSELLADHGVVSGISVVIGCADDPWGVLGVHATEQRQFTDRDVTFVRSVANVLATGIEHARTERRFDAIFDDPNILVGLLEPDGTVLDINGTAMEYVDADLEDVTGDPFWETPWWIASGGDERADDLQSEAREWTERAAAGEYVEFETELTRPNGDRYTINGVFRPVTNDDGEVVSIIVSDRDVAERKRRERHLRDAKEQLEAATEAGAVGTWEWHIPENRMIVGTSFADTFGIDPDDAREGVPLEKFIDAIHEDDRDRVAAAINEAVETGDTYEEEYRVWNADDDLRWVVARGHVERDEDGNPVTFPGALTDITDRKRAELEAEKQRKEIQTLFDVLPVGVVVADEDGSLLRANNAAKEIWGGDVFDADDITEYEKYSAVWAETGEPVDPEDWTMSQVLRGEAVSEPNVYEIEPFDGDRRIVMEHGMPVRDERGNVSRAVVTLTDITERREYERALEERERQLSALMENVPGMVYRCRNERGWPMEFVSDACREITGYEPDALERGTVDYGEDIMVDEDREAVWNAIQRTTDDREPFSVTYRIETADGEIRWVRSYGRVLAADEGERATLEGIISDISDRKRLENDLKESNERLEQFAYAASHDLQEPLRMITSYLQLLEARYDDAFDEDGEEFLAYAVDGAERMREMIDGLLAYSRVETGGDPLEPVDLDCALADVLDDLQLHIEETDADVTVDDLPVVEGDASQLRQVLQNLLDNALTYHGDEPPRVRVDADRRGQEWAISVHDSGIGIDPADQERVFTVFDRLHTHEEHEGTGIGLALCQRIVERHGGEIWLESEPGEGTTFSFTLPAAE comes from the coding sequence ATGACTTCAGCTTCGCGTGCGGATCTCGACTCTGCAGCACGGGTCTCTCTCCGGCAGCAGGAGGTCGTTGCCGATCTCGGGGAGCGCGCGCTCGAGACCGACGATCTCGAGCAGTTGCTCGCCGACGCCGCCGATGCCGTCGTCGAGACGCTCGATGTCGCGTTCGCGTCGGTACTCGAGGTGTGTCCCGAGGGGAACGGGGGACGCCTTCGACAGGGAGCCGGCTGGAGCGACGAGTGCGTCGGAACTCACGTTTCGACCGCGCCCGACTCGCAGACGGGTCGCGCACTGCACGTTGACGGACCAGTCGTCGTCGAGGACCTGCACACTGCGGCGGTGTCGGGGTCCGAGTTACTCGCCGATCACGGCGTCGTTAGCGGGATCAGCGTCGTCATCGGCTGTGCGGATGACCCGTGGGGTGTTCTGGGCGTCCACGCGACCGAGCAGCGACAGTTCACGGACCGCGACGTGACCTTCGTCCGGAGCGTCGCGAACGTCCTCGCGACGGGGATCGAGCACGCGCGGACCGAGCGCCGCTTCGACGCAATCTTCGACGATCCGAACATCCTCGTCGGCCTGCTCGAGCCCGACGGAACGGTACTGGACATCAACGGAACGGCGATGGAGTACGTCGACGCCGACCTCGAGGACGTGACCGGGGACCCCTTCTGGGAGACCCCGTGGTGGATCGCGAGCGGCGGGGACGAGCGAGCCGACGACCTCCAGTCCGAGGCCCGCGAGTGGACCGAACGGGCTGCGGCCGGCGAGTACGTCGAGTTCGAGACCGAACTCACCCGGCCGAACGGCGACCGGTACACCATAAACGGCGTCTTCAGACCGGTCACGAACGACGACGGCGAGGTCGTCTCGATCATCGTCTCGGATCGCGACGTGGCCGAGCGCAAGCGGCGCGAGCGCCACCTCCGCGACGCGAAGGAACAGCTCGAGGCCGCGACCGAGGCGGGCGCAGTCGGGACGTGGGAGTGGCACATTCCCGAGAACCGAATGATCGTGGGGACCTCGTTCGCGGACACGTTCGGGATCGATCCCGACGACGCTCGCGAGGGCGTGCCCCTCGAGAAGTTTATCGACGCGATTCACGAGGACGACCGCGACCGCGTCGCGGCGGCGATCAATGAGGCTGTCGAGACCGGCGATACCTACGAGGAGGAGTACCGCGTCTGGAACGCGGACGACGACCTCCGGTGGGTGGTCGCTCGCGGTCACGTCGAGCGAGACGAGGACGGGAACCCGGTCACGTTCCCCGGCGCGCTCACGGATATCACGGACCGGAAACGGGCCGAACTCGAGGCCGAGAAGCAGCGAAAGGAGATCCAGACCCTGTTCGACGTGTTACCCGTCGGTGTCGTGGTCGCGGACGAGGACGGATCGCTGCTCAGGGCGAACAACGCCGCGAAGGAGATCTGGGGCGGTGATGTCTTCGATGCGGACGACATCACGGAGTACGAGAAGTACTCGGCGGTCTGGGCGGAGACGGGTGAGCCGGTCGATCCCGAGGACTGGACGATGTCGCAGGTGCTACGGGGCGAGGCGGTGTCGGAGCCGAACGTCTACGAGATCGAGCCGTTCGACGGCGACCGACGGATCGTCATGGAACACGGGATGCCGGTCCGAGACGAACGCGGGAACGTGAGCCGCGCAGTCGTGACGCTGACCGACATCACCGAGCGCCGGGAGTACGAACGGGCCCTCGAGGAGCGCGAGCGCCAGCTCTCGGCGCTGATGGAGAACGTTCCCGGGATGGTCTATCGCTGCCGCAACGAGCGGGGCTGGCCGATGGAGTTCGTCAGCGACGCCTGTCGCGAGATCACCGGCTACGAGCCGGACGCGCTGGAGCGGGGAACGGTCGACTACGGCGAGGATATCATGGTCGACGAGGACCGCGAGGCGGTCTGGAACGCGATCCAGCGGACGACGGACGACCGGGAGCCGTTCTCGGTGACCTACCGCATCGAAACCGCCGACGGTGAAATTCGGTGGGTCCGCTCGTACGGCCGGGTCCTCGCCGCCGACGAGGGGGAGCGCGCGACCCTCGAGGGGATCATCTCCGACATCTCCGATCGGAAACGCCTTGAGAACGACCTCAAGGAGTCGAACGAGCGCTTAGAGCAGTTCGCCTACGCGGCCTCCCACGACCTCCAGGAGCCGCTCCGCATGATCACGAGCTACCTGCAACTGCTCGAGGCCCGGTACGACGACGCCTTCGACGAGGACGGCGAGGAGTTCCTCGCCTACGCCGTCGACGGGGCCGAACGCATGCGCGAGATGATCGACGGCCTCCTCGCGTACTCCCGCGTCGAGACGGGCGGCGACCCCCTCGAGCCGGTCGACCTCGACTGCGCCCTCGCCGACGTTCTCGACGATCTGCAGCTCCATATCGAGGAGACCGATGCCGACGTGACCGTCGACGACCTCCCCGTCGTCGAGGGCGACGCCAGCCAGTTGCGACAGGTGCTCCAGAACCTCCTCGATAACGCACTCACCTACCACGGCGACGAGCCGCCGCGAGTGCGCGTCGACGCGGACCGCCGGGGCCAAGAGTGGGCGATTTCGGTCCACGATTCGGGGATCGGAATCGATCCCGCCGACCAGGAGCGCGTGTTCACCGTCTTCGACCGGCTGCACACCCACGAGGAGCACGAGGGAACGGGCATCGGGCTGGCGCTGTGCCAGCGCATCGTCGAACGCCACGGCGGCGAGATCTGGCTCGAGTCCGAGCCCGGCGAGGGGACGACGTTCTCGTTTACGCTTCCGGCGGCCGAGTGA
- a CDS encoding PadR family transcriptional regulator encodes MYDDNSRGLESPDTTDASTASDQRLVADGGTTWGDLTGFQRDTLAAIARLKRDDETSYGLAIKRRLERDYDGVNHGRLYTNLDDLVDDGLVEKSALDKRTNEYVLTDNGRALLIQRVERLADACEIGIAATDGSGEGDRA; translated from the coding sequence ATGTACGACGACAATTCGCGGGGTCTTGAAAGCCCCGACACGACCGACGCATCGACTGCTTCTGACCAGCGACTCGTGGCCGACGGCGGCACGACGTGGGGTGATCTCACTGGCTTCCAGCGCGATACGCTGGCGGCGATTGCTCGCCTCAAGCGCGACGACGAGACCAGTTACGGGCTCGCGATCAAGCGCCGTCTCGAGCGAGATTACGACGGAGTCAACCACGGGCGACTCTACACGAATCTGGACGACCTCGTCGACGATGGGCTCGTCGAGAAGTCCGCACTCGACAAGCGAACGAACGAGTACGTGCTCACCGACAATGGGCGCGCGCTGCTAATCCAGCGCGTCGAGCGCCTCGCGGACGCCTGCGAGATCGGGATCGCCGCGACCGACGGCTCGGGGGAGGGCGATCGCGCATGA
- a CDS encoding type IV pilin has translation MDGKSVRNKLVGNEQERAVSPVIGVILMVAITVILAAVIAAFVLDMGQGQSQSAQAGLDFSQDSDGITVTLMSDDRTDNGVTVECPNTGSTQSITSVGNTVTCDDSGNGLSDGDTVTVTATYDGSETVIGTDEYSA, from the coding sequence ATGGACGGAAAATCAGTTCGGAATAAGTTGGTCGGTAATGAACAGGAACGGGCAGTAAGCCCAGTCATCGGGGTCATTTTGATGGTGGCAATAACGGTCATCCTCGCTGCCGTTATCGCCGCCTTCGTGCTCGATATGGGCCAGGGCCAGAGTCAGAGCGCGCAAGCTGGACTCGACTTTAGTCAGGATTCTGATGGAATTACAGTCACTCTTATGTCAGACGACCGGACTGATAATGGAGTGACTGTTGAGTGTCCAAACACAGGTAGTACGCAGAGTATCACGAGCGTTGGTAATACAGTGACCTGTGACGACAGCGGCAACGGTCTTAGTGATGGTGACACCGTCACCGTTACTGCAACCTACGACGGGAGCGAAACCGTCATTGGGACCGACGAGTACAGCGCATAA
- a CDS encoding winged helix-turn-helix domain-containing protein, which yields MRQPGDWMQLPTDERILEILESGLLLSPQVVAKNIGKSRSHVSRRLSVLLEYGLVTRVERGYYEITDLGEQYLAGEVDAETLEPTED from the coding sequence ATGCGACAGCCTGGAGACTGGATGCAGTTGCCAACCGATGAGAGAATCCTCGAAATCCTCGAGTCGGGTCTGTTGCTGTCTCCACAGGTGGTCGCAAAGAACATCGGGAAGTCTCGAAGCCATGTGAGCCGGCGTCTCTCTGTTCTGCTTGAATACGGGCTTGTTACCCGTGTCGAACGAGGATACTACGAAATCACGGACCTTGGGGAGCAGTATCTCGCCGGAGAAGTCGACGCCGAGACTCTCGAGCCCACGGAAGACTGA
- a CDS encoding M48 family metallopeptidase: MRRARLRLSLLSRMGVALTVLLVVSVAIAVTAIVAGGVLAWLVLLPVLYALETLLLPVFGEYYGLLHWVLTNPAPIVIAAGTVLLPLLYFRPVRAKIRAFRTELGKAGAPASETHPELAEVVRRLAQQADVPEPDIYVADRRRPESYALGGRSNGTVIVTTGLLNRLSAAELEAVLAHELSHLVNGDSRIMNLVLVPMLIAEQVGSDDPPSRRLLVSQPLAYLAHLVLWAALSVLTTLQRWACQLAIAVLSRSRELAADRGAAELTGSPSDLASALERLSDNRERPREDKRTWATSAGALDILPRETAVGSRGLLRTHPDIETRLEHLETMVVERTSDGQ, from the coding sequence ATGAGACGCGCCCGGCTCCGGCTGTCGCTGCTCTCGCGGATGGGCGTCGCACTGACCGTGTTGCTCGTCGTCTCGGTCGCCATCGCCGTCACGGCGATCGTCGCCGGCGGCGTGCTCGCGTGGCTCGTGCTCCTGCCGGTCCTCTACGCGCTCGAGACCCTCCTGTTGCCGGTTTTCGGCGAGTACTACGGATTACTCCACTGGGTACTCACGAACCCCGCTCCCATCGTGATCGCGGCCGGGACCGTCCTGCTTCCGCTCCTGTACTTTCGGCCAGTTCGAGCCAAGATCCGGGCGTTCCGGACGGAACTTGGGAAGGCGGGCGCGCCGGCGTCGGAGACACACCCCGAACTGGCTGAAGTGGTCCGCCGGCTCGCCCAGCAGGCAGACGTTCCAGAGCCGGACATCTACGTCGCCGACCGGCGGCGTCCGGAGTCCTACGCCCTCGGCGGACGGTCCAACGGTACCGTCATCGTCACGACGGGACTCCTGAATCGGCTCTCGGCGGCGGAACTCGAGGCCGTTCTCGCCCATGAGCTCAGCCACCTCGTCAACGGCGACAGCCGCATCATGAACCTCGTACTCGTCCCGATGCTCATCGCCGAGCAGGTCGGCTCCGACGACCCACCGTCGCGGAGGCTGCTGGTCTCCCAGCCGCTCGCCTATCTGGCCCACCTCGTGCTGTGGGCCGCCCTGTCGGTGCTGACGACTCTTCAGCGGTGGGCCTGTCAGCTCGCGATCGCCGTCCTCTCGCGCAGTCGCGAACTCGCGGCCGACCGCGGCGCTGCGGAACTGACCGGCTCCCCGAGCGACCTCGCCAGCGCGCTCGAGAGGCTCTCCGACAACCGAGAGCGTCCGCGCGAGGACAAACGCACGTGGGCCACATCCGCCGGCGCGCTGGACATCCTCCCGCGCGAGACGGCGGTCGGCTCGCGGGGACTGCTCCGGACCCACCCCGATATCGAGACGCGACTCGAGCACCTCGAGACGATGGTCGTCGAGCGAACGAGCGACGGACAATGA